Genomic segment of Coffea arabica cultivar ET-39 chromosome 1e, Coffea Arabica ET-39 HiFi, whole genome shotgun sequence:
AAGGGATAAAAGTGGCAAATCACTGTTGACCAATTATGCGAGGGACCAAGTGTGCAAAACTTTAGTTAAACATtcatagaaaaaaaaacacaaaaactaAGAAGCATATTTTTGGCTGCAAATTCAGGATAGTTGTCTTGGAGAAGAAGAACAACTTGTTTTGTAGCAACAGGAACTTCCTTCCTGGATGGCTCGGGTGAGTTCTTGGGATCATTGATCTGAAGCAAGGAATTGACACCGCCAGGCTTGAAATCAAGCTTTTGAATTCCCTTCTCCATAAGTTGGACTCTCCATCTCAAGAACTGAATGCGCTTCTCCTCAGTCCCAAATGTCTTCTTGTAGAGCTCCTCATCATCCAAAATCCAAAAATGTCACCGTGTAACTGTCAAATGCAAATCTGAAGGTTGCCCTTGGAGAATATATGCGGCCAGATTGGCTACCACCCAGCTCatctgcatcaagaaaatgaatgccAAGCATAGTTGTGAAGGAACTTCGGTAAAAGCTGGTTATAGAGCAACAAGGGTGGAAATATCATCAAGGAAAAGTCGAAAGTTTCTCCAAATTACAAGCCTAAGGATATTGCCGTGGACATAAAGCGTGAGTATGGCATTTAGTTGAACTACTCGCAGGCATGGCATGCCAAGGAGATTGCCCGTGAGCAGCTTTAGGGATCTTATAAAGAGGCCTACTGCCAACTACCCTTCTTCTGTCAAAAGATAATGGAAACAAATCCAGGTAGTATTGCCACATTCATGACAAATGAGGACTCCAGCTTCCACAAGCTCTTTGTCTCGTTTCATGCATCAATATCTGGTTTTCAGCAAGGCTGTCGGCCTCTTATTTTCCTTGACAGCACTCTTCTGTACTCAAAGTATCAAGGCACATTGTTGGCTGCAACATCTGCAGATGAGAATGATAGTGTCTTTCTAGTAgcctttgttgttgttgatgaagAGACTGATGAAAATTGGCATTGGTTTCTGTCAGAACTCAAGTCTGCTGTCTCAACATCCAGGCAAATCACATTTATTGCTGATTCCCAGAAAGGAATAAGAGAGTCATTACGCCATATATTTGGTGAAGCCTGCTATCATGGTTATTGTCTATGCTATCTGGCTGAGAAACTGAATAGAGATTTGAAGGGGCAATTTTCACATGAAGCAAGAGGATTTGTCTGCTGCTGCCTATGCACCAAAACTTGAGGCAAGGCATTTGAATGCTGTGCAGAAAACATAAAGGCCATCTACTTCTTGTATGCTTCATTTCACCTTCCTTTTTCGGTGACTCCTTTGGAGCCTCTTTAGCCACTTCTTTCTTAAAGAGCTTGTTCCCCAAAATGGCTTCTTCCAGCTTCGATTTCAAATCATTCAAAGcctttttctcaaactttttgaGATCATAAGGGAAATTACTTTCTTCCCTATAAGAAGAACTCTTCTCAACCATCTTCCCTTCTTTGCATACATCACCATCAATCACATCCTTCACTTGCTACACTTTCTCCATCTCCTTTTCTTCCTTCAAAACCTCTTCCTTTGTAGCAACCACTTCAGCCACCGCCTGAGTTGCCTCTGATTTCCCCTCAAAAGTCATGGGAACAATGCCTAAAATGAAcgcaaaaacaccaaaaaaaaaatcaacaaaatcgTTCAATAAATTAATCAATTACAAACCAAATACGTAAATTAAAGAAAGCCCAACTCACTTTTACTTCTGATTTTGTTGAATTTCTATCACAAACTCTCCTCTTGCTTCTCCAATCTCCACTGCTGGTTCTTCTTTGGCCCTCTGAAAAGTTGAGAGAAGGAAATCAAGAATGGTTTGAGAGGAAGGGGAAGAGGGAGGGGGGAATTTTACACAGTGATTTGCCATTTTTACCCTTTAAAAATTGGGCATTGCACGTGGACCCAGTGAGCTCCGGCCAAAATTTGTTCGGAAAAGTGAAAAGGACTAaatgtgatcattttttgtttgttagGGATTAAAACTGATCATTTTTGTTCTGAAGgactaaattttcacatttGTGATATGTGAGGGATGATTGGTGCAGTTTTCCCTATATAGTATAAGTTGTTGCGTTTTGAGACGACAGAGAGGTTAGAAGCACAGAAAACCAACAAGTTGTGGTAGATGTTTGTTTAAGTTCTCAACTTCGGAGATGGCCGTCTGTCAATCCCCCTCCTCAATTCAATCATGCTAGTTGGCTTTTTAGTTTTTCAATAATTTTAAACTTACAAAAACATTTTAGTCCTGTTTGAATTGCCATTTTCTGTCAGAAAATTGCgtcgtttttcgtgatcacatttctctattatctttttttctcacatacatcaaatcgttacaataattttttaatgaaaaatgacggaaaaatgcaatccagaCGGGGATTCACCAAAAGCATAATTAGTAGCAAGTATTTAAGTTTAATAACTTctaagtataatttttttttcgtttgtttgttggtgtaaaaataataataataatagctTGAGACTTCTAGTAACTTCCATATTGATTCTAATAAAAATATCTTATCCCACTTCATTATAATTATTACTATTAATTAATATAATAAGATGGAAAAGACGGGGACCAGGTGTCAAAACACCGGAGGACGCTTTGGACATGAGCAGAGGCCAACTTTGACGGGGGTGGCCGAGTCCATCTGACCCAATATTGTGCGTCGTGCCGCATAACGCGTCCCGCAGTCCTATATAAGACGCCAGCTTTGCAGCCCTAATGAAACCTGAAAAGCAAAGCCCTTTCGCTTCATAATACAACAGAGAGACAGAAGGAGGGGAGGTTAAAAAAAAACGTTCATAAGACGCTGCTGCAGGAGTTCTATTCCCATCCCCAAGTAAAACTTTCTGCAGCAGCTCTTTCATCCATCcaattattaattaatatatataatcgGGTATAATTTTCCGTCCTCTTCGTatccatccaaacaaacaaTAATGGCACGCTCCTTCCCCAACGCAAAGCTCATCTCAGCTTTCGTTGCCCAAAGGATCTCTGTCGCTGCAAGCAGGTATgcgtttttgttcttttttttttttgttcctttctATTTCTGTCGTTCCCAGATATTTATATATTGTTTTCAGCTTCTCGTGGGCGATTTAATCATGTAGGGgtgtaataaataaaaaatacgTGTCAATAAAATTATGCAGGCGGGGATATGCAGCAGGTGCATCACAGGGAGCGGTGCCTGGTAGCATGAGAGGAGGAAGCAACGCGAACATGATGCGGAAGAAAGGAGGGGAAGAGTCGAGCAGCAAGACCACCTCGTGGGTGCCGGACCCCGTGACCGGATATTACAGGCCTGAGACACACGCCGCCGAGATTGATGCTGCTGAGCTCCGCAACATGCTCTTGAAGCacaagaattgaaaaagaaaccCACAAAATGGGGGAGGCTCTCAACTCCCAACAGTTTCTTGGTAAAGACGTGGAGGGATCAGTTTTCGCCTTCTTTAGTTCTGGTCCAAGACtagtgccttttttttttttatttttatttttatttttattttttgggggaGTGGTTTTTCTTGTTAACCTCATTTCGTTTGATGAAACGTTGGAATTGTCAATTGTGGTGCTACTGCTACAACCAATATACATCTCCCTTAGGCCTCATGTGTAACGACTGGTGGGGTTAGCACCGAGTAATTCATGCGGGTCATATTCATTTTAGCTTTTTAGCCTCTCTtaccttctctctctcttttgctctttctttctggaatatatgtatatacatcaGTGCCGGTTATTGCCAACCATATGTGCTCCTGTTAGTTACCAACCTACATAATGTTAATCTGGATATGATCAACAAAAAATAGTTTGTTTAGTTGGAAAGGACTTCCaggatccaaaaaaaaattcgaaaataaatgattttcttttgaagGAAAATTGCTAAATAAGGAAACCAGCATATTTGTTTTGGGTATGAATTACCGGAAATTTTTAGTATTTGGAAAAATGTTCATGGTGCTCGCCGGTTCTGAAAGTTCAAACTGTTTGGTCAGGATGATGTTGAATACACGCGCTCAGATTTCATGCGATCACCATgagtttttttttgcttttttgggGGTTCCTTTGTAGGAGCATTTTCTCAACAAGCCGCCATGCACGATAGACAATCCTCGCCGGAGAATCTTTTTATTTTAACGTTTTTTGATTTCTACGACCCGGCTGTATGCCAGCAAAAATTAGCTAGTAAAAATGCGCCTCAATAAACAAGGTTATCTTTTCTGGAGCGAGTAGCACCATACATGATGGACAATTGATCCCCTTGGGACAAAATCAAAAGGGGCTTCCCTTTCTTTCATCACAGATCAGTGTATTTGATTAGTGGAATTCGGGAAGGGAACCTTCATGGTAAAGTTCCACAAGCAGCAAAAACAATGAACACATTCTGACCACCTCTTGCCACAGAGCTTAAGGATTGATAAGTGGCGAGGCCACCAGGAACGGCTCCTTTCGGGAGAGCCAAAAGAGAGAAAGTTGGCACGGGGAGTGCTCAAGAATCAACATTATTCTTGATGCATGTGATAATCGACCAAAGCAATTAGGTGGTTACCCATTATTCTTTGTTTCTGTCAAATGTGTTATTTTTGCATGTGTGTGTGTTGAATCTGACAGGCAGTTTGAGACTTGGGATCATTAACCAGAGCCTAATTTACAGTATATGCTTTAACTACTAACCAATTGATCCTTCCAATTAAACCAAAAGCCACAGGAACCGCAACTCGTCTTCCCCCGGATGCTGAAAAGGTTCATCCTGTTTTCACGAATCACAGATACTGCGCACTCAAGTTCATCCACATTCCTTTAGAGATGACCTGCCCAAAATATATTCGACAACTATTTAGAAGGACTTCAACCAAACTGTGCAACCCAATTTCACAACACAATCACATCAAGTTCCTCAACGCATAAATACACACTTCTGCTGTGTTTCTCTCTAATCAAGTAGACAGACAAGCAACATCACTCACCTAAGACTTGGAAATCCCAATGCTTCAGCTAGTACATGCACATGCACATTTGCTATATTCGTACATAAAGAACACTTGTTGAGATAAAAAGAGGATTCCTCTGCAGTTCAACCTACATAGGCCAtcatatccaaatgcaatgcaactTTTGACACAAGGCACTGTTGTTGTCTACAATAGCAGTTGCAAGCTTCTTCTTTTGCAAGCTTACCATGAACAAAGCTGTTgctttggaagaaaaaaatatttacttCTCCAAAACAATTGATCCAAGCAAGGAGCTACAATAATGTTATTAAAATATGTCGCAGCAG
This window contains:
- the LOC140020560 gene encoding uncharacterized protein, producing the protein MVEKSSSYREESNFPYDLKKFEKKALNDLKSKLEEAILGNKLFKKEVAKEAPKESPKKEGEMKHTRSRWPLCFLHSIQMPCLKFWCIGSSRQILLLHVKIAPSNLYSVSQPDSIDNNHDSRLHQIYGVMTLLFLSGNQQILDDEELYKKTFGTEEKRIQFLRWRVQLMEKGIQKLDFKPGGVNSLLQINDPKNSPEPSRKEVPVATKQVVLLLQDNYPEFAAKNMLLSFCVFFSMNV
- the LOC113718216 gene encoding protein SENESCENCE-ASSOCIATED GENE 21, mitochondrial-like, whose amino-acid sequence is MARSFPNAKLISAFVAQRISVAASRRGYAAGASQGAVPGSMRGGSNANMMRKKGGEESSSKTTSWVPDPVTGYYRPETHAAEIDAAELRNMLLKHKN